GGGACACCATGAAGGTGTTGAGGTCGTTGGTTTCGACCCACTGACCCAGGTACTCGCGGCGCCAAATTGGGTTGTCGTCGGCCCAGCCAAAACGCTTCTTGCGCTTGAGCGCCGTCTCCCAAATGTGCGGCATCTTCGTGTTCTCTTTTGAAGTCCACGTGTGGAATTTCCACCGGTACGGGATTGCTGGTTTCTCTTGGCCGTGCTGCCAGTTGGAAACCTGCTCTGTCCCGTCCTCGGCCTCGATGGTCTTGGGTGGCGCGCATGTCGCCTCGTAGAAGTCGCCTTCGCACGGGCCTTCCGGCGTACCGGACAGCCACAGCGCCCCGCCGTAGTCGAGCAGGGCCGGCGGCACAACCACATCCGTCAGCATGTGGAACAGGTCGCGGCGGTAGACCATTGCTTCGTCGATGACCACGCGGTGATACTTGCGACCGCGCACCTTGCTGACTTCCGCCTCGCTCTCGGCGCCGCAGAGCACCATCATCGAGTCATTGGGGAAGCGAAACGTCAGCGACGTGCCGTTGGACTTGCAGCCCAGGCTGTAGTCCTTGTTGAGCGTGTGCATGTCTTCCCAGTAAATCCCTGCCGCGTGCGGCTTGGACAAGCAGAAGATAGCAACACGAAAGCCTGGTATCTCGATGCAGCTCGCCATGCAGGCGACGAGGATGGCGTACGACTTGCCACTTCGGCGTGGGCACATGACCGATACGAAATCATCCGACTCCACGGCCAGGCAGTACTGCTTGTGCGACAGCGTGCGCCGCATCGACTCCGCCTTGTGCGGGCTCGACAGCTTGCGCTGCTCCTCCTTGGAAAGCTGTGGCAGCGAGTGCTCGCGCAGCATCTCATCGAGCAGCTCGAAGTACTTGTCTTCGCTCGATTCCGGTTGCTGCTTCGAGCTCTTGCTCATTTTTCCTCTAGCTCGATGGTGAAGATTTTGTTCGTGTTCACCAGCACAGACCTATCGCTCCACGCAGGGTGGAGCAGGATGAACCCCGCGGGCGCATTTTTGAACGTAGCAACCCCGTGCCCGGCAGGTATCCAGCACCGCAGCGGCTTGCCAAGCACCTCTACAGTTCCGTCGAAGAAGACTTTGTCGATTCGCCGGGCGGGAGCTTCATTGGGCGTAGCAGGATGCTGTGGGCCTGGCCCAGCAACGTCCCGAACGCCTGGACGAATTGCGCCCGGTTGTGGCACGTGTACACCGGCAGCGGCCCCGCCGGCTTTAGCAGGCCCATCGCTAGGCTTATCTGTTGGTTGTGACTGTTTGTTTGTCCTCGGATGTGACACCAATGCACGACACCTTTCCGCAGGATTCGCCCCGCGATGTCCATATCTCTCGGCTGCTCTAGCACGCCGTACCCTAGAATCTTCTTGTCTGGCCCCTCGGCCACCGTGACGATGCTCCGCTCGATGATGCGCCGCAGCAGCTCGCGGTGGGGGTCATAGAACAGGTCATCCGGCATGAAGGCGTTGAGCCTGCGCAGGGACGCCAGCCATGACTTCATGATGTACGGGACATCCTCGACCATTGGTCCCCTGATAACGAAATCAGCCATTGCCTGGCTCGCCTTCTAGCCAATCAGACGGTGGCACAATCTCCGATGTCGTCTCTTCCTCGAACTTATCGAACGGCATCGGGCGCTCCACCTTGGTCACGACGCTGGCGGCGTTGCGCCGGTCCCACGCTTCGTCTTTCTGGGCCACGGCGTCGTCCACCAGGTCCTCGACCTCGGCCACTGTTGCTTCATCGTCCATGTCAAATTCTTCCATTCCAACTTCGACTAGCTCCTTGCTCACGGGAGCATCATTCAGCACAGCGTTCACTTCCGCCGGCAGCTTCGAGCGACTCGGCATTGCCTTGATGACCGTCGCATCCCGGATGTAGGGAATCGCCGCCAGTTGCATGACCTTGATGCGGTCCTCTTCCGGCGCGGAAGACAGGAACTTCGCCATCATACGCAGCCGGTCATACGAACTCATTTTCATCAACGTCTGTTGGGTGTCACTCTTGATGCTCTTGAGCATCTTGATGAGCCCCTCGTAGACCTTCGATACCTTCGCAATCGAAGACACCAGGTCTTTGTCATGCACGGTGTCGTCGACCGCCATGCGCTTGTAGACCTTCGACAGATGCCGCAGCATGTTGCGCGCCGTGTTCGACAGCCGCTCAATATCGCCGACCAGGCTCAGGTCACCGCGCCCATCCCGCACCAGGGCTTTGCGCTTAAAGGGCAAGCATGTGTCGCACCCTGCCCCCACATCGTTCACCGAGACTTCGCACACCTTGCACCTAAGCATGGGGCTCGCCTTCCTCATCCTCAGCAGCTTTCAACAAGTCCTGTAGCACGACCCCCGCCTGCTCTTCGGTCATGCTCCACAGTGCCATCATGGCCCCTTTCTTGGGCTTATATAGCTTGGTCATGAGCGCCATGAGCTGGGTGCGGTTGCTCTTAATCGGCCCCGTCGCGGGCATTGACCGCTTACGCTTCATGCCTTCCCCTCGCGGACGATGTCGTCGTTGTAGGACATGCCGGTCTTCCAGTTGCGCCTCTCGCCGATGTCGGCGTGTACGAAATTCTTGTACCCGGCGAGCCCGCCGATACCTATCTGCCCAGCATCTCGCAGCACCCGCAGCCGCATAAACACTTCCTCCGGGGCCATCGACTGCACCGTGAAGTCCACCGCCATGCCGAGCATGTGCCGGCTGTCGCTGGAGCCCTTCACCTGCATGTTGTAGGCGGGGGTGCGATACCAACTGTTCACCGTGATAGGGTTGTCGCCCATCGCCTCGCGGATGGCTTCCATCATCACCGCGGCCTTGCGCGCGTTCTCCAGCGCCTTGCCGGTGGGCAGCGTCCGCTCCCGGTCCCTACAGGCGACCTCCCGCCAGGTGAAGTGCGCACTGGGACCGCTAAATTCCGTCGCCGTTGGCGTTATCCGCCGGGTGATTAGATTCATCAACGCTGTAAACATGTCGCTCCTCGGCTAGTTGTAGAAATTCGGCGGATTCGAGTACAGCAAAACAACCGACGCGTTCTCCGCCATGAAGGGTTTGATGCGCCTCATGAGCTCGTCCCGCTCTATCGGACCCTTGGTCGCATAGATTAGCTTCTTGAACTTCCGTAATGGCTTCTGCCCCAGGGTGTAGTGGGGGACAATCGACTGCATGTCCCTGTCTTCCACGGGCTCATCGAGCACCACACAGGCGTTGATTCCTTGGCTCACCGCCACCAGGGCGCCCCAGATGTACTCCGGGTCCACGGACTCTTCCGCGGACGGGCTCCACAGCCCATCGGGGAACCGCTCCTTGAGCATCTCCTTGAACCGCGCCGCGATGGACTCGGCCTTCTTGACGGTATCTATCACTTCACACCCCGCGCGCGGCGCATCGAATGGGCGTGGGACACATTCTCGCTGCGGGTTACCCACTCCAGGTTCGCCACGCGGTTGTCTAGCTTGTTGCCATTGCGGTGATTGACTTCCAATGGACGCAGCGCGTCAGTGTCCCGCTCGTGGAATGTCTCTGCAACCAGCCGATGCACGTAGACGCACTTGCGCTCGGGCATCCGCACGTTGACCTTGGCATACCGTCCTGGCTCCGCCGTCTGCGCTAGACGTGCAAAGTACGCCCCTTTATCTGCCCACACATCGCCACACTCGTGGATTAGGTAGGTCGGGTTGGTGGGCCAGGGTTTCACGGGAACTCGATTATTTGATTTCAGCATTGGTAATCAGAAAATCATCATCGCAGCAGAATTGCAAGTACACCGGGGATGAATCAATGGGCGTTATCTTGATGACCACGCGGTCCTTGAAGTGAATCGACCACTGTACGCCATCCCGTGTCGTCTCAATGGTTACATCTCGATTCAGCGACTTCGTCTCTATCCACCGACGCACCCACTGAATCGCCCACGGCGGCGCGAGGTACTTCGTTCCGTTGACCGTGATGGAGTCGCCGTCAATCCTGACGGCTTGCATCACTTGCCCCGGAGTTGCTTGCTTAGTCGCCCCACCGTGCCATCCGCTTTCGCGTCAAACACCTGGTTGACCGCGGCCCGGGTGTTGAGCTTCGCGACTAGCCAGGCGAGGACCGCCGAGATTTTCGAGAACACACCAAGTAGCTTGTCATCCAGCTTGGTGTTCGTCAGCGGGGCGATGAGCGCAAGCAGCGCGCCTAGCGCACCGAGGATTGCGAGCGCCTTGGGTCCGTATTCCACGACGTAGCCGATGATTTGTTCAAGCATGGGGAAACGCTAACATGGGGAAAAAGACCGCGCTACGGCGACGCTGTGGGCCTCTGTGTGGAAGCCGTGGGGAAGCAGGGGTGGAAAATCTAGGGGGAACGGGATTCGAGTGGGGGGTAGCTCCCCTGGGCAGATAGTCACCAGCGGGTGGGGGAGTCTACGCCACGTGTGGTGCGGGGTGGAAATTGGGGAGACTACACGTGAGGTAGGTGGGATGGGTTGGGCAAAATTAT
The sequence above is a segment of the Myxococcales bacterium genome. Coding sequences within it:
- a CDS encoding DUF882 domain-containing protein, producing the protein MNLITRRITPTATEFSGPSAHFTWREVACRDRERTLPTGKALENARKAAVMMEAIREAMGDNPITVNSWYRTPAYNMQVKGSSDSRHMLGMAVDFTVQSMAPEEVFMRLRVLRDAGQIGIGGLAGYKNFVHADIGERRNWKTGMSYNDDIVREGKA